Proteins encoded together in one Canis aureus isolate CA01 chromosome 21, VMU_Caureus_v.1.0, whole genome shotgun sequence window:
- the LOC144293262 gene encoding olfactory receptor 4C11-like, whose amino-acid sequence MELNSSVNEFILFGLTQDVLKEKVVLVVFVFLYLATLLANLLIVITIRYSQTLGSPMYFFLFYLSFADACFSTTTAPRLIVDSVSKKKVISYNECMTQIFAFHFFGCMEILVLVLMSLDRYVAICKPLRYTTIMSRRVCGTLVNLAWVVSCIHSSAQIFLALKLPFCGPNVIDHYFCDMPPLLKLSCMDTHATNLLIVFNSGAICTVSFMVLLTSYIFILHSLNNQSAEGRKKALSTCTSHIIVVILFFVPCIFTYTRPVTSFPADKMVAVFYTIVTPLLNPLIYTLRNAEVKNAMRKLWCNKL is encoded by the coding sequence ATGGAGTTGAATAGCAGTGTGAATGAGTTCATTCTGTTTGGGTTAACACAGGATGTTTTAAAGGAGAAAGTCGTACTTGTGGTCTTTGTGTTTCTATACCTTGCAACTCTGTTGGCAAATTTACTGATTGTTATAACCATAAGATACAGCCAGACACTTGGGagccccatgtacttcttccttttctacttaTCCTTTGCTGATGCCTGCTTCTCAACAACCACTGCTCCTAGGTTGATAGTAGATTCTGTATCTAAGAAGAAAGTTATCTCCTACAATGAGTGCATGACTCAGATTTTTGCATTTCACTTCTTTGGGTGCATGGAGATCTTGGTGCTTGTCCTCATGTCCTTGGATCGCTATGTGGCCATTTGTAAGCCTCTGAGGTATACAACTATCATGAGCCGGCGTGTCTGTGGTACACTGGTGAATCTAGCCTGGGTGGTGTCTTGTATCCATTCTTCTGCACAGATTTTCCTGGCTTTGAAGTTACCATTCTGTGGACCTAATGTTATTGATCATTATTTCTGTGATATGCCACCTTTGTTGAAGCTTTCATGCATGGACACTCATGCAACCAATTTACTCATAGTTTTTAATAGCGGGGCTATCTGCACAGTAAGTTTCATGGTCCTGCTTACCTCTTATATTTTCATCTTACATTCTTTGAATAACCAGAgtgcagaaggaagaaagaaagcccTCTCTACCTGCACATCCCACATTATTGTTGTCATCTTATTTTTTGTTCCTTGTATATTCACATATACTCGCCCTGTAACTTCATTTCCAGCGGACAAGATGGTGGCTGTGTTTTACACTATTGTGACACCCTTGCTCAATCCTCTAATTTACACGCTGAGAAATGCAGAAGTGAAAAATGCCATGAGGAAGCTATGGTGCAACAAACTCTGA